From the genome of Nicotiana sylvestris chromosome 1, ASM39365v2, whole genome shotgun sequence:
aggaccctcctggataatgggatttaattttaaaagttttcaagaccctcctggataatgtgatttaattcaaaagctttcaggaccctcatggataatgagatttaattttaaaagctttcaggaccctcctggataatgagatttaattttaaattttcaggaccctcctggataatgggatttagtttttaaatttttcaggaccctcctggataatgtgacTTAGTTttaaagctttcaggaccctcatggataatgggatttagttttaagttttagatgagatttaattcgaagttttcagggccctcctggataatgggatttagcttttgaaTTCTTAGAGCTCTATAGGTAATATGAtccgattaacactcacaaatatgcccagatcccaaactggggcagaaaaatttcttttgttttgtctgttttgttgcaatatcaggcacccacctggataacgagagaatacaattcaagttttagtaatcaggtgcccacctggataacgagggaatacaattcaagttttagtaatcgggcgcccacctagataacgagggaatacaattcaagtttctggtaatcaggcacccacctggataacgagggaatacagtttcgagttttggtaatcaggcgctcacctggataatgagggaatacagttcaagttgttggtaatcaggcacccacctggataacgagagaatacaattcaagttgttggtaatcaggcacccacctggatagcgagggaatacaattcaagttgttggtaatcaggtgcccacctggagaacaagggaattcattgcAGACTTACTTCAATTCGCAAATTTAAgaagcatcaggagcccgcctgaagaacatggTCCACTTTTCAGTCTCATGTTGAAGATCAAATAGAGATTCAAGGAAGATTCAAtacaagaagtagataggatcttgtatttttcttttacttttgctgtaatttttccttttatttttgatgtaatggcaggaaccgcggaccagaacctcgacggcacttCACTCGACTCTCCACCTTAGTACTCTATCACCcttctcacttctgaactacacatggcttgattcctttatagccaaggatatgtaggcagctcagataccagggctcgttCACAATCTTTTTAGCCACCTTTATTCCTTTTGAATAAGCGTCATGTCATAAATCAATTACGTTGCTTATTGTTCTTTGCTCCGAAAACTCTTCATATTTTCAAGCAAAGAGCGGCAGCtataagcacgtaatttttgacctgcgtaaattttaaagttagttttagtattttaatatttttaaaatatttacttgactttattttaatataattttaatctttttacttttagtcctaagatataaaaaacaaaagaaaaaaaaaacataaatagttttatttatcgtGTTTAttgcttttctatatttttatctttagtttaagatcaattagtatatttttatTCATGGTATCTTAATTTTATTATGACTTTAgcctattttctttactttttactttattgttataacatttaaaaatacaaaaaagcagtttcattttaaaattttgtttatttacttaactaagtttaattaatattttggtaggatttttgagtttgtctttgtccaacAAGAAAATTTGTAGGCCCAAAGGTGTGAGTCCATTTCTTTTAACTTAAACCCAATTAttcttagcccattcttcccaacccattagcccatttatgTACAAGATTaaatcctagccatctatttccttctaatccaatgacTATCATCTCTTCCCACCTTCATATAAAATACCAATTATAGAAACTCTAACCCAAGTTTTTCAATTCCTAGTCTTGAACTAAAAAAGGGACCAGCCGCAAGAACAAAACGGACCTCCCCCtatccttcatcttcttcagcagCCATAGAAAAACCTTAGCAGCTTGAACCTAACATGGCTTGACCGGGAACAGACACAGCGACACACACTGATAATAGGAGATGACAGCTCACCGAAAAACGAGCTGAAATGACCACCAAAACCTAGACACTACTGCTTCATCTTTCTTTTGCTAAACATTAGGATCTTGCTTTGATTAAAAAATCAGTCCAGTGACCTATTATAATGCGAAGTATTTGCGCTTGAGATCGCGTCGAGATCTGTCGACGTTGAAGATTGTTGTTTGGAGCTTCATTCAGAGGTTCTCGTTCGAGGTTTCCGACGATGTCGACGTTGAGGCTTTCCGGTCCCCTGTGATCTCAACTAAGGTTCTTCGATCGGGGTTCAAAAATTAGATTCAGAATTTCATTTTAGGTGGAAAGTGTCAACAAGTTACCTTATGGGTGCCTACTGTTACTTTGAAATTCAACTTTTTTGTTTCTATTAGTATTATATTAATGAACAAATTGGTTCTTGTTACAATTGAAGTTAATTGTCCGATTTCCCTCTTTGTCCTACATTATGTCGATAGTTGGTTGATAATGGCTATTCTTAAAGCTCTATCCCTCCTTTCCTTGTTGACCCCATCAAAATCAACAAAAATATTCGTCGTTGTTGTCTCTTGATAAAGTTTTGAAGTTGCTTCGACGCCTTTTGGAGTATTGATTCTTGTGGTTCTGTGTTGGTTTCCGAAATGGAGTTGAGTTGAGATGGGTGTTCGATTGTTGGAGCTGTCGTCCGAGGTGCGGTCCGTTGGTTTCGTTCGGGATGGATTTGCTATTTTGAACCCTATTCATAATCGCGTTATTCTGTCTGTGGACTGCCCAATTTATATTAATTACAAGATCCTTTTTCAGGTCCGTCTCTTTTCATCCCATTTATTAATCCATTGATATACTTTATGTCTTCGTAAGTTCGAACCTGCTATTTTAATTCTTGGTTAGCTTCACTGCCACTTTGTTTAGTTTGTTCTCTGAATGGTTGAATCAATGTGTTATGATTTTGAAATTGGTTAGATCTGTTCTATACATTTGAGAATGTAGACAAAGAAAGAATTTTGAATGGAAATGGCGGTGCTTTGAAGGGTTGGGTCGGGGAAATAATCCATAAAAAATGGAATTAGCTTTTGGTCATAAACTATGAATCAAActtaatattattattttgttttattcCTATTATTTTAGTCGTTAGGAGCATGATTTGGCCGGCAacacttgggtaggcaagccttaggatttttgtTTGCTTCGAGGCGAGAGGtcattcccttagttaaatttatccggggaatgccccgaaggatttgtatatattttattctagGGTATGCCCCGAAATATTTGTACTCGGAGATCGATAGTAGaactcgtagtattttatttttatttttttttcttttattaggtggggacgacctcgagcctcgtgtgtgtttattttttttCTGTGATTTCACCTCAACTTGAATATTTTAAAATccaactagatcgagtacgcaACTTTACTAGTTACAGGACCCGGGgagtgcctaacacattctccccgagtcaaatgaacccccttacctaaatctctggtgtagacttagttttagagttcaaagtgttttgaaaggaaaattattattttttttaaaaaaaaatggtgacatgacacaccgaaatcaaatgtcaggtggcgactctgagttatatCCTTTTGAACACatttttgtcactttctaattgaaaacccttttcgagctttactaaatcttttatttatttaagagggttcagtgagaagtttggttaaaaaggggtgtgacatagGTCAGTTGTGTCATtggtgacgtgtgtgcaaaatttcaggtcattcagacgaggtttgacagactttttgatcgaaagcggaatttggaagtttttggaattcttaggcttgaatccgatgcaaatttagtgttttaatgttgttttgaacATTCCGAAGGTCGGAACAGGTTTGAAtggtgttatgggatatgttggcatgtttggttgaggtctcgagaacctcgagtgtgtttcggatggttaacggattaaTTTTTGGACTTTGAACTTGACAGATTTTCTTGCATTGTGTTGTAGAGAAATACTTTTTCGCGTTCGCCACTCAAATCCTCTCCCTCTCAGCCGCCACTCCCTCCTCCCGctttctcattttcttcttcaACTATTGTTAGATCAGTGCCGTCTTTCTTCCCAATTATATTCATATCTCTATATTTTAAGGTTTTTAAATCTTCTTATACCTATGTGACTTAGATTCTGGGTTAACTTTTACGGATTATCCCAATAATTTGATAAATATTGTGtcttatattttatatataaatattGCGTGAGAACTTGAAAATTACAAGGATGTAATGCTGTGATGAAGATTTTTTAAGAAGTTTTCTAAAAAGTTTACAGATTAGTGTACTTGTGCTGTTGCTTTGAGTATTTACATTTTGTTATTTGTTAAAAATTCGTGTAGAAGAATTATCAAGACattattttttcttcttgaaattttattaatattttttacaaattaaaCTTGCATCTTTGTATTGTAGTTTTTCTTGGGTTTGCTCATCCtttttgtgctaattgttattttttttgaatttacaGGGTGCATCTAAATTCTTGAATGTAAGGATTGAAGCTATTTCTTCCTTGAATGCAATCGGGTGGCAACGTCTTGAATCCGCAAATCAAATACTTAAATTTTTTTTGATGCGGAACCCTTAGAATTTTATagataaagaaaaaatatttaacCCAATGTACATAGTTTGTATTAGTTTAGTTTGACAAGTATTTAAATTTAAGTTCATCTTATTGTTTAGCCTCCCAATAGCTAGTTTTTATTCTATAAACTTTATTATTTCTCTTGTAGAAGAGTTGTATGTATATTGAGGATGCATAAActttagatatatatatatatatatatatatatatataattgtataTTTTAGAATTAACTTTTGGAATTATTGATATGTCAGTTTATATGAAGTAATTGATATCCAGCGCTTATTATGTTtctaattttcataaaataagaTATGCATGGATATGGaatatttgaaaattttaaaaatattgaggTAAAAGAAAAGGCTATAGCAATGCATTTGTGACAGAAGCATTTATTGTCActaataaattaatttttcatcACTAATTTAAAATGTAAATAGAAATTTAGtcagaaaataaaatataataaaaacaaTTTAATCATGGACATTGGTGACCATTTGTAGCTACAAAATAATGAATTTGAAGCTCAACATAAAAACTACACTACGTGGGTAATATGTGAACACAGCTACTTGTTAAAGTTTTTGTGGCAAAATAAATTACACCTTTTGCCACAATATATCCCTTTGTGGCTAAAGTACAAAGGATAGCTACAAAGTTGGTTTGTTGTAGCAAAAGAATAAACTAATTAGCTACAGATATAGATTTTTCGTGGTAAAATTTTTATCAATATAGCCACATCAAAAAATTTTGTAGCAATATATATTAATTCTTAGCCATGAAATATTAAAGTTTGTAGCTAATTTTTAGCTACGCATACTACGAAAAAAATTATTGTAGCTAAAGTGTTTAGCCGCGAAAATTTTCATATTTAGCTACGATATACTTGATAACTATATATATGCTTAATGCTCTAGTGCTTGTCTGGAACTATGCATTCCGATCCTTGTGAAATATCCAAAAACCTTGGTGTGTTTAGCtatttgaaaattttattttcagaATTGTTGAATCAATGTGCAAGATTCTATGCTCGCCCTTCCTTCCCCTTATATACTCCTATCTAGGGCCTCCATAACCCACATAATTATTAgggaatttttcataaagcaccaTCTTTTTGGTCTAATTAGCTATTTATAGATACTTTTTGCTATATTACGCGTTATAAataccttttatgtttttatacaatgtattttatgtatttaagttgttgtattcattaatacaaccaAAAATATAGGCGTAAAATCTGGAATTCTAGCTAAGTTTGACATGTATTTAGCTGTATTCAAGCGACATTAACATTAAATACAGTAACGTATCTGCGCTAAAAACGGAAGAAAAtaaaatcacatgatattctcctaatttaactcaacgaactaaaacgatccctcattaatctgtatttgaaagatacataataaagattatagctaaataaagagaaatacatatgaataatacagttgaatacaacaaaatacaccTTAATTCATATAAataaaacacttgaatacaacaaaaatacaattgaatacagctgaataaactcttgaatgcaacaaaatacaactaacttctgcggaataaaatagttaaatacaACTGGTTAAACCTGAATACAAGTGAATACAGCTGAAGAATACAttcgaatacaactgaatacaaataGGCAATTTGGGCGATCTAGATAGAGAAACAGCCCTATGGCTTCGCCGGACGGCGGCCAACCATTAATTCTGGCTGGTCAGCCATGAGGCAAATTCCTTGTTTTTTTCCCTTTTCACATTACACTTACAAGTAAAAACTCAATCCCCAAGCTTGAACTCAACGAGAAAGTTGCTGCCAATTCCAGTCAAGAAGTGGAACAAAGCCAACGAAAGCTATGGTGAGAAGAATAAATCAATAGCTACTCCAATTACAAATGGGGTTTTGGTTACGTTCTTTCTTGACTTCAGCAGTGAATTGGGTCTCCGCTCAAAACCTCCACAAATACGGTTAGTAATTCCAATCTGTATTTCTTATCGAATATGCACATAGATAACGTTGGTGACGCGGAGCAGAAAATTGAGAATTTGGGTGGGAGAAGAATTAAGAAACTAGGGTTTGTGGGAGAAGAGAGTCTAGTTGTATGCAAATAGAGAGAGATTGTATTGAGGTTTGCAGATACGCGGTAATTATGTGAGAGAAAATACAAaaagggagagagaaaaataatatttagcatatatggtgccttaaTTGTAGGATGTAACTATATTTAGATTTTTTGCAATAAAGGATAAAATGTATTTATAGggtgtaatattttaaaatggtatttatttaaaataaatagggtactaagGTTTTCTATAGGATTGTAAAATTTCCTAATTATTAagccaaaaagagaaagaaataagagcagaaaatattttaaaaaatggcACAACAAGAGGTGCATAGGAAGAAGTGTCAATAACTCACCCAAAACATTCAAGGAAATCTTCTTGTGGATCATAATACGAAACAGGATTTTGCTTAAAATAACTACACTATAGGTCTAGGAACAACAATTCCTTCCTTTAAAATCCAATAAAAAAGTTCACAGGTATCTCATTCATTGTAGTCTAATTAATGTAGTTCAGAAAATGCAAAGTGATAAATAAACAACTGAAGATTTAAATGAGGTTACCTAAAAAAGAAATTTGCATAAGCTTACCAAGCAATTTGTAAACAAGAGAATTCACTGACATAGACATGACAAAAAGGAATAACAGTGACAATATGTTAATCATGATTGAAGCAACTTTCAATGCAGCTCCACTAGGAatctcctttatatatatatatatatatatatatatatatatatatatatatgctaccCACTAACCTATAAAGATTCTCACTCTAAAAGCTATTAACCTTTTTcagaaaacaaagtaaaaaaaCTCAAACATATGAATCTCCTACATTATTAATGATTCAGCTCCTAAGACAGGAGCAAACAAACAATTACAATGTTACATATAAAAGGGGATTATTCCTTTTCAATTCAAGAAACTTCACCCCTCCATTCTGTGCCCAACAACATTTTTATGTATAGACTGGAGGCctaaaaagaaagatgaaaaacttTTCATACAAAGACCAACAATAATACACATTTTGTTGCACTAACTTAGCCCCTAAAAACAAAAGTTTTACAAAGAGTAAAACAATGAACATACAAAGGACTCAATGTCTACATTACCAGTTTTACTACAttaaaagagttaaaaaaaattaattaaaaatacttagaatcttGATCATGGACAATTAGGATTTCTGCCAGGTCCACCATAGTAAAAGTAGTTCCCCCAGTCATTATTTTTTCCTAGTTGAACATCATAACAATTGTTATCCTCAGTATAAATCCCAAGATCTTGAGGAGCTCTCAAATTATTTGAACCATCAACTACTTGTATATTCCTGAAATAGCTTGATTTCCCAAAACCTTCATCTGGAAAATGGCCACTCCCCATTTGAGTTGTGGTGTGAAGTCCATCTGATTCTGAATTCACCACTTCCCCACCCCATTCAATCATTGAAGCACTGTCTgttaaatatgaaaataaaaagcCTGGCCAATATCCCAATACATAGTCATTCCCAAATTGCATCCACCAGTTTCCCTCTTTTGGATCCTATAAGTTAAGCCAAATCAAACTTTAAAATATTTTCAAGATAAATAACAAAAGCTAAAGAACAGATTTTTATTAAAGGACGGTCCGGTATAATAAGCTTCCGTTAAGAGGGGGTTCCAGGGAAGGGCCGGAACATAAGAGCCTATTGTACCACGGCTTGAACACATGACCGCAACTTTACAAGTTACAATCTCCCCTTTATAGAACAGATTTTTATGAAATAGAGAAAGAAGAGCATGGGCTCAACAGCAAGTGTCAGAGATTCTGTCTGTCTTCTCATAAGTTAATTAATCAATTATGCATTCACATGCAAATAATGGACACCTCAATAAAATATGCTGTGGAACATACAAGGGTGTATTTTTCAATACAATATGAGGTATAATTGTTGATAAGAATTAAGTAAACTGAAAAGGGTCAAACCATGATATGTGAATCCAATAAATTAAATTACCTTCCAGACAAGAATGCTTATATCATATTGGGAACCATGATAGCTGGAAAGAGGGGAAATGGTGGCCCCCATTGCTATTTCATTATTGATTTGAATAAATCCTGAACATAACAGATTGTAGCAGCCTGTGGCTTGATAAGCATCACTctgtacaaaaaataattttccaaaatttcaattttgaaaCATGAACTTTATATAGCACACACTCTTTGATTTTAGATTTTTTATGCATGTATGCTAGCTGTATTTAGAAGGAAAAATATTTAACTTACAGTCCAGTAGGTAAAAAGTCTTGTGTTGTTATCTCCATACAAATCTGGGCTAACCTGTTTTTATCcccaaaaagacaagaaaagtaaaaaagaagaagtcacaaGACAACCAAATACAGACATATAATATGACAATAATATCACTCTCTAATTGTTCAAACAAGCAAATAATTTGGAAAAGATAAGTAGCAGTACCTGCCATCCAGCTTCAATGCTATTAAGATCTGAATCAAAAGAACCTCCAAGAATCCAAAGCTGAGACAAGCTAAACTCATTGGGTTGCTGAATTTTAGGTTCCCAAACATTTATGGTTGCTTTTGCACCATAATATTTGTCTCCTTCAACATAGGCTATTGCATGCTAAAATAACTCCAACAGATAACAAAACCATTAATTCAATGAAACTTCTGATTTTCCTTCTATACAAATCTGAACAATTTGGTGTACCTGATGACCAGTTTGGCTAACAAGGCCAGGTCTACCAGACTCTGGTTTAGGAATAGTAGAATGTTTTTTCTTCCTACCATAGCTTTTCATGGAACTTGCTCTTAAAATATCATCTTTTTTGGTTCTTCTAATTGGAATTGTTCCTTCTGGACATTTTCCATTCAAATGCCACAGTTGAGTAATTGATTTTGAACCTTCATTCTTGGTTTTTGCTGTAGACAATTTTCCATCACGAAATAGCCCTTCTGGGTGATAATTTGGCATCATCTATAACCCAAAAAAATCAACTTTTTTCCCATTAAGATTATCACAAGAATTATGTTTAATTTTTACAAACAGAATAAGGGGTTCTATTTTTGGGAAGAGGCTGACCTGTACAGTGTGATTCTTGAGCAAAGGATGATCAAAAGCTGGTTGGTGAGACATATGAACACAATCAATAATATCACCATCTGGGCTCTGTTATTTTTTTCCAAAAGAAACCATCAATACAAAAAGACACACAAAAAAAAGGAGCAAAAAAAGGGGTATAAAATTTtaacctttatggatttgattgcAGGTTTGTTTAAGCGATTCAAGTGCTTTTGAACCTCGAACTTTTGGGCAGCAAGAGACATCCCCTGTTTAGCTTCAGCAGCTGCATCATCACGACATAGTGACACCAAAAACAAGCAAAACATCACTTGCATATTCATCTTCACATTGTAAAAGCACACCTTAGCCATGAA
Proteins encoded in this window:
- the LOC104233617 gene encoding protein neprosin-like, whose translation is MAKVCFYNVKMNMQVMFCLFLVSLCRDDAAAEAKQGMSLAAQKFEVQKHLNRLNKPAIKSIKSPDGDIIDCVHMSHQPAFDHPLLKNHTVQMMPNYHPEGLFRDGKLSTAKTKNEGSKSITQLWHLNGKCPEGTIPIRRTKKDDILRASSMKSYGRKKKHSTIPKPESGRPGLVSQTGHQHAIAYVEGDKYYGAKATINVWEPKIQQPNEFSLSQLWILGGSFDSDLNSIEAGWQVSPDLYGDNNTRLFTYWTSDAYQATGCYNLLCSGFIQINNEIAMGATISPLSSYHGSQYDISILVWKDPKEGNWWMQFGNDYVLGYWPGFLFSYLTDSASMIEWGGEVVNSESDGLHTTTQMGSGHFPDEGFGKSSYFRNIQVVDGSNNLRAPQDLGIYTEDNNCYDVQLGKNNDWGNYFYYGGPGRNPNCP